One window from the genome of Rhea pennata isolate bPtePen1 chromosome 16, bPtePen1.pri, whole genome shotgun sequence encodes:
- the RBPJL gene encoding recombining binding protein suppressor of hairless-like protein: protein MTVLESIRNSSRKDKMRKCAEPLTHPGRPRSRSPPRCWARSNPYQTDLLRDGVRRYLQLPADQTVLILHAKVAQKSYGNEKRFFCPPPCVYLTGPGWKLKQEQIKARDLGEAGSRVCGYMGLDSMGSSLTETQKLSFEEQLDSKGFGCAKALYISDADKRKHFRLVLKLFFSNGQEIGTFHSKLIKVISKPSQKKQSLKNTDLCISSGSKVSLFNRLRSQTVSTRYLFVEGGAFIASARQWAAFTLHLADERCTRSEFPLREGYIRYGSVVQLICTATGIALPPLIIRKVTKQCAMLDVDEPISQLHKCAFQLQGTDRMYLCLSTEKVIQFQASPCPKEANRELLNDGSCWTIIGTETVEYTFSESLPCAREPASPVPRITALQLTGGGDVAMLEVQGEYFHGHLKVWFGDVEAETMYRSPKSLVCVVPDVSAFGSDWRWLRYPITVPLLLIRDDGLIYSSSFTFTYTPEQSFLPGQPVLSDAPQDSDKLLDSIHQEFTRTNFHLFMQS from the exons ATCCAACCCGTACCAAACTGACCTGCTTCGGGACGGCGTACGTAGATACCTGCAGCTGCCGGCAGACCAGACGGTACTGATACTGCATGCAAAAGTCGCACAAAAGTCATACGGCAATGAAAAGAG GTTTTTCTGCCCCCCACCCTGTGTTTACCTGACTGGGCCAGGGTGGAAGTTGAAGCAGGAGCAGATCAAAG CCAGGGACCTGGGAGAGGCCGGATCCCGGGTGTGCGGGTACATGGGGCTGGACAGCATGGGCAGCAGCCTCACGGAGACGCAGAAGCTCAGCTTCGAGGAGCAGCTGGACTCCAAG GGCTTCGGCTGCGCCAAAGCGCTCTACATCTCGGACGCGGACAAGCGCAAGCATTTCCGCCTGGTCCTGAAGCTCTTCTTCAGCAACGGGCAGGAGATCGGCACCTTCCACAGCAAGCTCATCAAAGTCATCTCCAAGCCCTCGCAGAAGAAGCAGTCGCTGAAGAACACGGACT TGTGCATCTCCTCGGGCTCCAAAGTCTCCCTCTTCAACCGCCTGCGCTCCCAGACCGTCAGCACCCGCTACCTCTTTGTCGAGGGGGGAGCCTTCATCGCCAGCGCCAGGCAGTGGGCAGCCTTCACCCTCCACCTGG CCGACGAGCGCTGCACCCGGAGCGAGTTCCCGCTGAGGGAAGGGTACATCCGCTACGGCTCGGTGGTCCAGCTCATCTGCACGGCTACCGGCATCGCTCTGCCTCCCCTG ATCATCCGCAAGGTCACCAAGCAGTGCGCCATGCTGGACGTGGACGAGCCCATCTCCCAGCTCCACAAGTGCGCCTTCCAGCTGCAGGGCACCGACCGCATGTACCTGTGCCTCTCCACGGAGAAAGTGATCCAGTTCCAG GCCTCCCCCTGCCCGAAGGAAGCGAACCGGGAGCTGCTGAACGATGGCTCCTGCTGGACCATCATCGGCACGGAGACGGTGGAGTACACCTTCAGCGAGAGCCTGCCCTGCGCCCGGGAGCCTGCGAGCCCTGTCCCACGCATCACCGCCCTGCAG CTGACGGGCGGAGGGGACGTGGCCATGCTGGAGGTGCAGGGCGAGTATTTCCACGGGCACCTGAAGGTCTGGTTCGGAGACGTGGAAGCGGAGACGATGTACAG GAGCCCCAAATCCCTGGTGTGTGTTGTCCCTGATGTCTCTGCCTTTGGCAGTGACTGGAGGTGGCTGCGATACCCCATCACTGTCCCGCTCCTGCTGATCAGGGATGATGGGCTCATCTACTCCAGCTCGTTCACATTCACCTACACCCCAGAGCAGAGCTTCCTCCCAGGGCAGCCGGTCCTCTCAGATGCCCCACAGGACTCGGACAAGTTACTCGACAGTATCCACCAGGAGTTCACCAGGACCAACTTCCACCTCTTCATGCAGAGCTAG